The proteins below are encoded in one region of Rhinolophus sinicus isolate RSC01 linkage group LG07, ASM3656204v1, whole genome shotgun sequence:
- the TMEM273 gene encoding transmembrane protein 273, protein MGSAAGVLRVLLLLLDVGRAQVLATGKPAGAEIDIKYAIIGTALGVALSAGFLALKICMIRKHLFDNDSSDLRSPAPGYNDTIALKKKTPRLNLNFSESDARVIEL, encoded by the exons ATGGGCTCAGCGGCCGGAGTGCTGAGagttctcctccttctcctgg ATGTTGGAAGAGCTCAAGTGTTGGCAACGGGCAAACCTGCTGGGGCCGAAATAG ATATCAAGTACGCCATCATCGGGACAGCTCTGGGCGTAGCCCTATCGGCCGGCTTCCTGGCCCTGAAGATCTGCATGATCAGGAAGCACTTGTTCGATAACGACTCCTCGGACCTAAGGAGCCCGGCGCCAGGATACAATG ACACCATTGCGCTAAAGAAGAAAACCCCAAG GTTAAACCTCAACTTCTCCGAAAG tgATGCACGAGTGATTGAACTCTGA